One Solibacillus isronensis genomic window carries:
- a CDS encoding acyl-CoA dehydrogenase family protein, with translation MNFEFTEEQNLLRKTVRQFVDAEIIPYIADWDAGGGFDSNLWKRLAELGLMGVCVPEKYGGAGMDYNSLAIVCEELERGDTAFRTAVSVHTGLNSMTLMQWGTEQQKQKYLLPQAKGEKIGAFGLTEPGAGSDVAAMSSVAKRDGDYYILNGQKTWISLCDIADHFLVFAYTDKEKAHHGISAFIVEREWAGFSSKAIKGKYGIRAGNTGELFFEDVKIPAENLLGEEGEGFKIAMSALDNGRFTVAAGAVGLIQACIEASVKYCKERETFGKPIGEHQLVGQMLAKMEAGYEMSRLLVYRAGELKNKGVRNTRETSLAKWQACDFANKAADDAVQIHGAYGYSDEYPVARYLRNSKAPVIYEGTREIHTMMQADYVLGKRADKKLRCMLPSWPFE, from the coding sequence ATGAACTTCGAATTTACGGAAGAACAGAATCTTTTACGAAAAACAGTAAGACAATTTGTTGATGCAGAAATTATCCCTTATATTGCCGATTGGGATGCTGGCGGCGGTTTTGATTCAAATTTATGGAAGCGACTTGCCGAACTGGGCTTAATGGGAGTTTGTGTACCGGAGAAATACGGCGGAGCAGGAATGGACTATAATTCACTCGCAATTGTCTGTGAAGAGTTGGAGCGCGGGGATACGGCATTTCGTACGGCCGTTTCCGTTCATACTGGCTTAAATAGTATGACGCTTATGCAATGGGGCACAGAACAGCAGAAGCAAAAATATTTGCTGCCTCAGGCAAAGGGTGAGAAAATCGGCGCATTCGGTCTGACAGAACCTGGTGCTGGATCGGATGTTGCGGCGATGAGTTCAGTTGCAAAACGTGATGGCGATTATTATATTTTGAACGGTCAAAAAACTTGGATCTCCTTATGCGATATCGCAGACCATTTCCTTGTATTTGCCTATACAGATAAGGAAAAAGCACATCACGGCATTTCAGCATTTATCGTAGAGCGTGAATGGGCTGGGTTTAGCTCGAAGGCGATTAAAGGAAAATACGGTATTCGTGCAGGCAATACAGGCGAACTGTTCTTTGAGGATGTCAAAATTCCGGCAGAAAACTTGCTCGGTGAAGAAGGAGAAGGGTTTAAAATTGCGATGTCCGCACTGGATAACGGGCGTTTTACGGTTGCTGCAGGCGCGGTCGGCTTAATTCAGGCTTGTATCGAAGCGAGCGTCAAGTACTGCAAAGAACGTGAAACATTCGGCAAACCGATTGGTGAGCATCAACTAGTCGGTCAAATGCTCGCAAAAATGGAGGCTGGCTATGAAATGAGTCGCCTGCTTGTGTATCGTGCAGGAGAGCTGAAAAATAAGGGCGTGCGCAACACGAGGGAAACATCGCTCGCCAAATGGCAGGCATGCGACTTTGCGAATAAAGCTGCGGATGATGCGGTTCAAATCCACGGGGCATACGGTTATTCCGATGAATATCCAGTAGCCCGATATTTAAGGAATTCCAAAGCACCGGTCATTTATGAAGGGACACGCGAAATTCATACAATGATGCAGGCAGATTATGTGCTAGGGAAACGAGCAGATAAGAAGTTACGCTGTATGCTGCCAAGCTGGCCATTTGAATAA
- a CDS encoding saccharopine dehydrogenase family protein — protein sequence MKVVVLGAGLMGKEVARDLVLSEDVKKIYLADVSTDPTKEFVNTLNTDKVEVIQLDAEDDKALRDVISRGDVVVNALFYKFNERVAKAAIDAGVHSVDLGGHIGGITESIFEMHGQAVDNGVTIIPDLGVAPGMINILTGYGATKFDSVDSIKLYVGGIPTTPQPPLHYIRVFSLDGVFDHYTEPSKMIQKGVLTEVESLTGLEPIYFDEFGVLEAFYTSGGISTLYKTFPHVKTLEYKTIRYKGHAEQFRLLADLGFLDKNNKVEAGGREVNVREVTREVLQKKLDIGDNVDAVLLRAIISGEKSEEQITYEYEMVVRKDTEQNVTAMARATANTISIVAQMVGKGLIAERGVFAPETVVPGREFIQEMAKRGVDIKETSHRSSMIVKW from the coding sequence ATGAAAGTAGTAGTGTTAGGTGCAGGGTTGATGGGGAAAGAAGTAGCGCGCGATTTAGTCCTTAGTGAAGATGTGAAAAAGATTTATTTAGCCGATGTTTCAACAGATCCTACAAAGGAATTCGTTAATACATTGAATACAGATAAGGTGGAAGTAATTCAGCTTGATGCAGAAGATGACAAAGCATTGCGCGATGTCATCAGCCGTGGTGATGTAGTAGTGAATGCACTGTTCTATAAGTTCAATGAACGTGTTGCCAAAGCTGCAATTGATGCAGGGGTGCACTCGGTAGACTTAGGAGGCCACATTGGCGGAATTACAGAATCTATTTTCGAAATGCACGGTCAGGCAGTCGATAATGGCGTGACGATTATTCCGGATTTAGGTGTAGCACCGGGAATGATCAATATTTTGACGGGTTACGGGGCGACAAAGTTTGATTCTGTAGATTCGATTAAACTTTATGTAGGTGGTATTCCAACAACGCCACAGCCTCCACTGCACTATATTCGTGTATTCTCGCTGGATGGGGTATTTGACCACTATACTGAGCCTTCGAAAATGATTCAAAAAGGTGTTCTTACAGAGGTCGAGTCTTTAACAGGGCTGGAGCCGATTTACTTTGACGAGTTCGGAGTATTAGAGGCTTTCTATACATCAGGCGGAATTTCAACGTTATATAAGACATTCCCTCATGTAAAAACACTCGAATACAAAACGATCCGCTATAAAGGTCATGCAGAGCAATTCAGATTGCTTGCTGATTTAGGCTTCCTTGATAAAAACAATAAAGTTGAAGCAGGCGGTCGTGAAGTAAATGTCCGGGAAGTAACGAGGGAAGTATTACAGAAAAAACTGGATATCGGCGATAATGTCGATGCAGTGTTATTACGTGCAATTATTTCAGGTGAAAAGTCGGAAGAGCAAATTACGTATGAATATGAAATGGTCGTTAGAAAAGATACAGAGCAAAACGTGACGGCGATGGCACGTGCAACGGCAAATACAATTTCAATCGTGGCCCAAATGGTTGGTAAGGGACTGATTGCTGAGCGTGGTGTATTTGCACCGGAAACTGTTGTGCCAGGTCGTGAGTTTATTCAGGAAATGGCGAAGCGAGGTGTGGATATTAAAGAAACATCACACCGTTCATCAATGATTGTAAAGTGGTAG
- a CDS encoding aldehyde dehydrogenase family protein: MKLLNFIGGEWIKDDSLQTMPVINPANGEQLGTIPLSTKFQVELAAQKAKAAQKEWALVPAPKRADYLYKIAFKLKEKKEHLAQILTKEMGKVIEEARGEVQEGIDMALYMAAEGRRLFGETVPSELPNKFAMSVRAPIGVAGLITPWNFPIAIATWKSFPALIAGNTVIWKPSNETPFMAYELAKIYEEVGLPPGVVNVVFGSGPTVGTAIVEHPDIRVISFTGSTTTGSKVAELGGKHLKKVSLEMGGKNAVIVMDDANLDLALEGILWSAFGTAGQRCTACSRVIVHKNVKQELENRLVEATKQLTIGDGLDPSVKVGPVINKAALEKINHYVQIGKQQGANLLIGGEILSEGELAKGYYYAPTIFTDVEASSILAQEEIFGPVISIIEVSSLEEAIEVNNGVKFGLSSSIFSQDVNTIFKAQQLLDTGIVYVNAGTTGAEIHLPFGGTKGTGNGHRDSGQAALDVYTEWKSIYVDYSGKLQRAQIDNNA; this comes from the coding sequence ATGAAGCTGTTAAATTTTATTGGTGGAGAATGGATAAAAGACGATTCATTGCAAACGATGCCTGTGATCAATCCTGCAAATGGTGAACAGTTAGGAACGATACCACTTTCGACAAAATTCCAAGTCGAACTCGCTGCTCAAAAGGCGAAAGCGGCTCAAAAAGAATGGGCGCTTGTCCCTGCGCCAAAACGAGCGGATTATTTATATAAAATTGCATTTAAACTGAAAGAAAAGAAAGAACATCTCGCGCAAATATTAACGAAAGAAATGGGCAAGGTCATTGAAGAAGCGCGCGGAGAAGTACAAGAAGGAATCGACATGGCACTTTATATGGCAGCAGAAGGTAGACGTTTATTTGGAGAAACGGTCCCGTCGGAATTGCCGAATAAGTTTGCGATGAGTGTGCGCGCTCCGATTGGGGTAGCAGGACTTATTACGCCGTGGAATTTCCCGATTGCAATTGCGACATGGAAGTCATTCCCTGCGCTCATTGCCGGTAATACGGTTATATGGAAGCCTTCTAACGAAACACCTTTTATGGCTTACGAGCTTGCAAAAATATATGAAGAGGTCGGCTTGCCGCCAGGTGTCGTCAATGTTGTATTCGGTTCAGGTCCTACAGTCGGAACAGCAATTGTCGAGCATCCGGATATCCGTGTAATTTCCTTTACAGGGTCAACAACGACAGGCAGCAAAGTAGCCGAGCTAGGCGGAAAACACCTGAAAAAAGTTTCGCTTGAAATGGGCGGAAAAAATGCGGTCATTGTAATGGATGATGCTAACTTAGATTTAGCATTGGAAGGAATTTTATGGAGCGCATTTGGTACAGCAGGGCAGCGCTGTACAGCATGCAGCCGTGTAATTGTGCATAAAAATGTAAAACAGGAGTTGGAAAATCGTCTTGTGGAAGCAACGAAGCAGCTGACAATCGGGGACGGGTTGGATCCTTCAGTTAAAGTAGGGCCGGTCATTAATAAGGCTGCCCTTGAAAAAATCAATCATTATGTACAGATCGGTAAGCAGCAAGGTGCGAATTTGCTGATTGGCGGAGAAATTTTATCTGAAGGTGAATTGGCAAAAGGTTATTACTATGCCCCAACAATTTTCACCGATGTGGAAGCATCAAGCATACTCGCACAAGAGGAAATTTTCGGTCCTGTCATTAGTATTATTGAAGTCAGCAGTTTGGAAGAGGCAATTGAAGTGAACAACGGTGTAAAGTTTGGCTTATCAAGCTCGATTTTCTCGCAAGATGTCAACACAATCTTCAAAGCACAGCAGTTGCTTGATACAGGAATTGTTTATGTAAATGCCGGAACAACAGGCGCGGAAATTCACTTGCCGTTTGGCGGGACGAAAGGTACAGGAAATGGTCACCGCGATTCCGGTCAGGCAGCGCTTGATGTTTATACGGAATGGAAGAGTATTTATGTAGACTACAGCGGCAAGTTGCAACGTGCCCAAATCGATAATAACGCTTGA